In Candidatus Baltobacteraceae bacterium, a single genomic region encodes these proteins:
- a CDS encoding VOC family protein, with amino-acid sequence MSNNVPEGWHTITPRLVVRDPAKQVRFLTDAFDATGEYRSDVPTVMKIGDSIVMISTGGGLREPKPAFLYLYVDDTDVSYRRALQAGAVSIEEPAETPYGDRRAMVTDPCGNDWQIATYAGAKSRH; translated from the coding sequence ATGAGTAACAACGTCCCTGAAGGGTGGCACACCATCACGCCGAGGCTGGTTGTTCGCGATCCGGCAAAGCAGGTGCGATTTTTGACCGACGCTTTTGATGCGACCGGAGAATATCGCTCGGACGTGCCGACCGTAATGAAAATCGGCGATTCGATTGTGATGATTAGCACTGGTGGCGGCCTGCGAGAACCAAAGCCCGCTTTTTTATATCTCTATGTCGATGATACCGATGTAAGCTATCGCCGCGCGCTTCAGGCAGGTGCGGTATCGATCGAGGAACCCGCAGAAACCCCGTACGGAGACCGTCGCGCGATGGTTACCGATCCGTGCGGTAACGATTGGCAGATCGCGACGTATGCCGGAGCGAAGTCGCGGCACTAA
- the rlmN gene encoding 23S rRNA (adenine(2503)-C(2))-methyltransferase RlmN, translating to MTRDAQSIWFTDKVRRAGFADVEAFSAHFGLKPFRLKQIYRAATKELVGDVGDVTTLPKELRTELVANGFAFDAASPVVIQRSVDKQTSKGLFRLADGAEVEAVLMEHYGDRTTVCISSQAGCAFACAFCSTGQAGFTRQLEPTEIFDQARHFARELAERGKRITNIVFMGMGEPFHNYDAVMAAVALLNDAHGFGLGHRHITISTVGLVDRIDQFADEGLQVNLAISLHAPSDDVRNSIMPVNRRFSTGDLLGACERYVAKTNRKVFFEYVMLEGVNDREEDARELARIMAGHLYHVNLIPYNTTPDGAFAGTEHEGIWRFAAILDAAGVATTVRQNMGRDIAAACGQLRAETQPKAHKITTTV from the coding sequence GTGACCCGCGACGCTCAATCCATCTGGTTTACCGATAAAGTCCGCCGCGCCGGCTTCGCCGACGTCGAGGCTTTTTCGGCGCACTTCGGCCTCAAGCCGTTCCGCCTCAAGCAGATCTATCGGGCGGCGACCAAAGAACTCGTGGGCGACGTGGGCGACGTCACAACGCTTCCTAAGGAGTTGCGCACCGAACTGGTTGCCAACGGCTTCGCGTTCGATGCGGCTTCGCCGGTCGTGATCCAGCGCAGCGTCGACAAACAGACGAGCAAGGGGCTTTTCCGACTCGCGGACGGCGCCGAGGTCGAGGCCGTGCTCATGGAACACTACGGCGATCGCACTACGGTCTGCATCTCGAGCCAAGCCGGTTGCGCGTTTGCCTGTGCGTTCTGCTCGACGGGTCAGGCCGGATTTACTCGCCAACTCGAACCGACCGAGATCTTCGATCAAGCGCGCCATTTCGCGCGCGAACTTGCCGAACGCGGCAAGCGCATCACCAATATCGTCTTCATGGGCATGGGCGAACCGTTCCACAACTACGACGCGGTCATGGCCGCGGTCGCGCTGCTCAACGACGCGCACGGCTTCGGTCTCGGTCATCGTCACATCACGATCTCGACGGTCGGATTGGTCGATCGGATCGATCAGTTCGCGGATGAAGGGCTGCAAGTTAATCTGGCGATCTCGCTGCACGCGCCCAGCGACGACGTGCGCAACAGCATCATGCCGGTCAACAGGCGTTTCAGCACGGGCGACCTTTTGGGCGCCTGCGAGCGCTACGTCGCGAAGACCAATCGCAAGGTATTCTTCGAATACGTGATGCTCGAAGGCGTCAACGATCGCGAAGAAGACGCACGCGAACTCGCGCGCATCATGGCCGGCCACTTGTATCACGTGAATCTCATTCCGTATAACACGACGCCGGACGGTGCGTTCGCCGGCACCGAACACGAAGGCATCTGGCGTTTCGCCGCGATCCTCGACGCCGCTGGCGTGGCCACAACCGTCCGCCAAAACATGGGCCGCGACATCGCCGCCGCCTGCGGCCAATTGCGCGCAGAAACGCAGCCTAAAGCGCACAAAATCACTACGACCGTATAG
- a CDS encoding uracil-DNA glycosylase translates to MTLESRASRERTLARCASVAAACRKCAIGSLRRNNVYGEGDPCARLMLVGEGPGETEDLLGRPFVGRAGELLEKMLAAIGLAREDVYICNTVKCRPTFDDGTKLRNRAPEPQEMANCRPFLDEQIEIVRPDVILALGAPAAKTFLGKDFAITKGRGQWYAGPHEIPLMVTFHPAYVLRQGGMALTETKRNVWADLKATRARLDESARPHLLSSDAPEETAQASLFDSKDSLAPG, encoded by the coding sequence ATGACTCTTGAGTCGCGCGCCAGTCGCGAGCGGACGCTTGCGCGATGCGCGTCGGTCGCGGCCGCTTGCCGCAAGTGTGCCATCGGTTCGCTACGACGTAACAACGTGTATGGGGAAGGCGATCCGTGCGCGCGCCTGATGCTCGTGGGCGAAGGTCCCGGCGAAACCGAAGACTTGCTCGGCCGGCCGTTCGTGGGCCGCGCGGGCGAACTGCTGGAGAAGATGCTCGCGGCAATCGGGCTCGCACGCGAAGACGTGTACATCTGCAACACCGTGAAATGCCGTCCCACGTTCGACGACGGCACGAAACTGCGCAATCGCGCCCCCGAACCGCAGGAGATGGCGAATTGCCGCCCTTTCCTCGACGAGCAAATCGAGATCGTTCGCCCCGACGTCATCCTGGCGCTCGGCGCGCCGGCCGCAAAGACGTTTCTCGGCAAGGACTTCGCCATCACGAAGGGGCGCGGCCAATGGTACGCCGGGCCGCACGAGATCCCGTTAATGGTGACGTTTCATCCCGCCTACGTGCTGCGGCAGGGCGGCATGGCGCTCACCGAGACCAAGCGCAACGTCTGGGCGGACCTCAAAGCCACCCGCGCCCGCCTCGACGAATCGGCACGCCCTCACCTCCTGAGTTCCGACGCGCCCGAGGAGACCGCGCAGGCCTCGCTCTTCGATAGCAAGGATTCGCTCGCTCCAGGCTAG
- a CDS encoding heavy metal-binding domain-containing protein, translated as MVAKDAVVTIDRVEGFAVLRSLGYVSGTATRPQNMLRATFRSIGAFIGLAPFEYLTEAERAREEAVDQLRTKADELEANAVIDLQFHASEEPDGTTRVLAYGKAVVLLRAHKADAETKRVS; from the coding sequence ATGGTTGCGAAGGATGCGGTCGTTACGATCGACCGCGTAGAAGGGTTCGCGGTCTTGCGATCGCTGGGTTACGTTTCGGGCACGGCGACGCGCCCGCAAAACATGCTGCGCGCCACCTTCCGAAGCATCGGGGCCTTCATCGGTCTCGCACCGTTCGAGTATCTAACCGAGGCCGAGCGCGCGCGCGAAGAAGCCGTCGATCAACTTCGCACCAAAGCCGACGAGCTCGAGGCGAATGCCGTGATCGACTTACAGTTCCATGCAAGCGAAGAACCCGACGGCACGACGCGCGTCCTCGCCTACGGCAAAGCCGTCGTCCTCCTGCGCGCGCACAAGGCCGATGCGGAAACGAAGCGCGTATCGTGA
- a CDS encoding cupin domain-containing protein: MKTRLSILTALFLAAAASAAIAAGTAAPVILTPNNMHWIAATGPAKGSWNAVLTGNPGKSDTSIIRVKMSDGYTNQPHYHAHPEYITVIEGSLLFGTGDSIDKSKAKTIPAGSFILVPAGVHHWSMAKGTTIEQVGGEGPLTNIPIKHRAM; encoded by the coding sequence ATGAAGACTCGTTTGTCTATCCTTACCGCGCTATTTCTTGCAGCCGCTGCGAGCGCAGCAATCGCTGCGGGCACGGCAGCTCCCGTGATTCTCACCCCCAACAACATGCATTGGATAGCCGCGACCGGCCCAGCCAAAGGCAGTTGGAATGCGGTCCTGACCGGGAATCCCGGCAAATCCGACACTTCAATTATCCGGGTTAAAATGTCGGACGGGTATACCAATCAGCCGCACTATCATGCTCATCCAGAATATATAACCGTCATTGAGGGATCTCTGTTATTCGGAACTGGGGACTCTATCGATAAATCCAAGGCAAAGACGATTCCCGCGGGGTCGTTTATCCTTGTCCCGGCCGGCGTACATCACTGGTCGATGGCCAAAGGGACGACGATCGAACAAGTTGGCGGTGAAGGCCCGCTGACCAACATTCCGATCAAGCATAGAGCGATGTAA
- a CDS encoding glycosyltransferase family 9 protein → MPDTSPSVLIVRLDAIGDALALTPLVAALRARGCGVGIVLRTVNAQVFAPGAFDRIHVEDGARAIAAFGYTHALVATEDPRGYKLAAAARIPVRIGFDNGWGKPLKTLWVRRICTRTVRRTAGLDARAPHEAAVLYELGRSILGPVAEPSRDPRVLRPLVIESDPPADSRVVLQVTDKWERLGAPLSGLTDLAARIAARHGLRAIAAARESPYADRFSAATGIPVERFTALPPWKAAIAAARVVVAPDSGALHVAGMTGTPTVALFAATPEFRLQSARWAPWAAPHRIVAMDGAWPTVAADAVGDLLSGRRRIYTG, encoded by the coding sequence ATGCCGGATACTTCACCGTCGGTTCTGATCGTCCGCCTCGATGCCATCGGCGATGCGCTCGCGTTAACGCCGCTGGTCGCCGCCCTGCGCGCGCGCGGTTGCGGCGTCGGCATCGTCCTGCGGACGGTCAACGCGCAGGTTTTCGCCCCGGGGGCGTTCGACCGCATTCACGTTGAGGACGGCGCCCGCGCGATTGCCGCGTTCGGTTACACCCATGCGCTGGTGGCGACCGAAGACCCGCGCGGGTACAAACTCGCCGCCGCCGCCCGTATCCCCGTGCGCATCGGCTTCGACAACGGCTGGGGTAAGCCGCTGAAAACCCTCTGGGTTCGAAGAATCTGCACCCGGACCGTGCGGCGCACCGCCGGTCTCGACGCACGCGCGCCGCACGAAGCCGCCGTCCTCTACGAGCTCGGGCGCTCGATTCTCGGGCCCGTTGCGGAGCCGTCGCGCGACCCGCGCGTGTTGCGTCCGCTCGTGATCGAGTCGGACCCTCCGGCGGACTCGCGCGTCGTGCTACAGGTTACCGATAAATGGGAACGACTCGGCGCGCCGCTCTCCGGCCTAACGGATCTCGCCGCGCGGATCGCGGCTCGCCACGGTTTGCGCGCGATTGCGGCCGCGCGCGAAAGTCCCTACGCCGACCGCTTTTCGGCGGCAACCGGCATCCCCGTCGAGCGTTTCACCGCGTTGCCGCCGTGGAAGGCGGCGATCGCCGCCGCGCGCGTCGTGGTCGCTCCCGACTCCGGCGCGCTCCACGTTGCGGGCATGACCGGCACGCCCACCGTGGCGCTCTTTGCGGCAACGCCCGAATTCCGGCTGCAGAGCGCGCGCTGGGCGCCGTGGGCGGCGCCGCATCGCATCGTTGCCATGGACGGCGCTTGGCCGACCGTCGCGGCGGACGCCGTGGGCGATCTCCTCAGCGGCAGGCGGCGGATCTATACAGGGTGA
- a CDS encoding DUF2079 domain-containing protein, with the protein MRDRSLRDAVPWGLAALYAVALFALGLVRYDAHRNFVDLGIFAQTASGAFGCFCNSIEGSHWAFHFSPILYLAGALMLVWKSALALVALQAVAGALAIPPIYGLVARRTERSTARLVALVAFLYPPLAGLIFNDFHENGFAPAAVAWMLWAFDGGFTIATLTAAAVLLAVKEDQALFLTIAGALGAWRFRGTTPGRVAAVIGGVSICVFAYFFRHIQPYAAVVAHWAPTRFYDWTGADVHALIHGGLLDRAGFIVLAFLPLLFLPFRSRVAWLAIAPLAEVLFSRMPTTYTIGSHYAGAWAGYALVAFAYALRRIPIRRAHTLLYWCIALCALEFAVANPLHPKLTLHARTQADVALDAFLATLPPNADLATQEEAFTHLAATDPRATLLPESSDGRIASCTILVDADFPNSPRLVESAPLVARLVSAGKYRIERRAGAITLYRSAACR; encoded by the coding sequence ATGCGGGATCGATCGCTGCGCGATGCGGTCCCGTGGGGTCTGGCCGCGCTGTACGCGGTCGCGCTGTTCGCTCTAGGCCTCGTCCGGTACGACGCGCACCGCAACTTCGTCGATCTCGGCATCTTCGCGCAAACCGCGAGCGGCGCGTTCGGCTGCTTCTGCAATTCGATCGAAGGAAGCCATTGGGCGTTTCACTTTTCGCCGATTCTCTATCTTGCCGGCGCGCTGATGCTGGTGTGGAAATCAGCACTCGCACTCGTCGCGCTCCAAGCGGTGGCGGGGGCGCTTGCGATTCCACCGATTTACGGCCTCGTCGCTCGCCGCACCGAGCGCAGCACGGCGCGCCTCGTCGCGCTGGTGGCGTTTCTCTATCCGCCGCTCGCCGGCCTAATCTTCAACGACTTCCACGAAAACGGCTTCGCACCGGCGGCCGTCGCCTGGATGCTATGGGCGTTCGACGGCGGCTTCACGATCGCGACGCTGACGGCGGCCGCCGTACTATTGGCGGTTAAAGAAGATCAAGCGCTCTTTCTCACGATCGCGGGTGCACTCGGCGCGTGGCGTTTTCGGGGCACGACTCCGGGGCGCGTGGCGGCCGTCATCGGCGGAGTGAGCATCTGCGTCTTCGCGTATTTCTTTCGGCATATCCAGCCGTACGCCGCAGTCGTCGCGCACTGGGCGCCAACGCGCTTTTACGATTGGACCGGCGCCGACGTGCACGCGCTAATTCACGGCGGCTTGCTGGACCGAGCGGGCTTTATCGTGCTCGCATTCCTGCCGCTGCTCTTCCTTCCGTTTCGATCCCGCGTAGCGTGGCTTGCAATCGCGCCGCTAGCCGAAGTGCTGTTCTCGCGCATGCCGACGACCTACACGATCGGTTCGCACTATGCCGGCGCCTGGGCGGGCTACGCTTTGGTCGCGTTCGCGTACGCGTTGCGGAGGATCCCCATTCGACGCGCACACACGCTGCTCTATTGGTGCATCGCGCTTTGCGCGCTGGAGTTTGCGGTCGCCAATCCGCTGCATCCGAAACTGACGCTGCACGCGCGCACGCAAGCCGACGTCGCGCTCGACGCATTTCTCGCGACACTCCCGCCGAATGCGGATCTCGCGACCCAAGAAGAGGCCTTCACCCATCTCGCGGCCACCGACCCGCGCGCGACGCTGCTGCCCGAGTCGAGCGACGGGCGCATCGCGAGTTGTACGATCCTCGTCGATGCCGATTTCCCAAACTCGCCGCGGTTGGTGGAGTCCGCGCCGCTCGTCGCGCGCTTAGTCTCCGCCGGAAAATATCGCATCGAGCGGCGCGCCGGCGCGATCACCCTGTATAGATCCGCCGCCTGCCGCTGA